Genomic window (Actinomycetota bacterium):
GGTGGAGCTGTGGGTGGCCGACGACGGAGAGGGGGTGGATATCTCGCTGGTCCCGTCCCTGTTCGAGCCGTTCACCCGGGGCGCGACGAGCGCGGGGGGCGACGGCACAGGCCTCGGGCTCGCCATCGTCCGTCGTCTCGCGGAGGCGATGGGGGGGAACGTCTCCTACGAGCCCGCAGACCCGCAGGGCGCCCGGTTCACGGTGAGCCTGCCCCGACCGTAGGGGTCCGCGCGGGCGGGGGAGGCACCTCCCCCGGGAGCCGGGGCTCCTCATCCCCGGTGCCACGGTCCCGGCCGGGGGGGCTAATGGAGCAGCCGTCCGGCCCGATACAACGGGCGAGAGGGTCGGGCGCAGGGTCCGGTTCCGGCGATCTGGGAGAAGCGAACATGAACGTCACGCTCAACGGGGTCATCTCGGTCAGCGTCGAGGACGAGTGGCTCTTCGACGGTCAGCCTCTGCCGGTGTCGTTCGTGTGCGACCTCTCGGAGGACACGGTGAGGTTCGAGGACGGCAAGGTGA
Coding sequences:
- a CDS encoding sensor histidine kinase, translating into VELWVADDGEGVDISLVPSLFEPFTRGATSAGGDGTGLGLAIVRRLAEAMGGNVSYEPADPQGARFTVSLPRP